AAACCATGAACGGCTACCTGACCACACCACTGCAGTTTCTCATCGGCACGCTGTTCTCTCTCTATGTGTTGGCGATCCTGCTGCGCTTTCTGCTGCAGCAACTGCAAGCGGACTTCTACAATCCGGTATCGCAGTTCCTCGTCAAAATCACCAATCCGCCGTTGCGGCCGCTACGGCGGCTAATCCCGGGCATCGGGGGCATCGATGTCGCCTCCCTGGTACTGATGTTTCTCATTCAGCTGCTTGCGGTAGCCCTGGTCGGCGCTCGGGTGGGAGCGGGCTATCTACCCGGACTGATCGCGACCGGCGCCATTCAGCCGGTGGGTACACTCATCGGTCTGACGATCGTCGAGTTGGTGGATCTGGCCTTCAATGTATTCATCTTTGCGGTAATTATTCAGGCCGTTTTGAGCTGGGTGAATCCGGGTGCCTACAGTCCGGTCTCCTCTATCCTTCACAGCCTGACCGAGCCGGTACTGCGGCCGGTGCGCCGCTTCATCCCTCCGATGTCCGGCCTGGACCTGTCGCCGCTGGTGGCAATCCTCGGACTGCAGGTGCTGAAGATGCTGGTCCTGCCGCCGGTCCGCCAGCTGGCACTGGGCGGCTGACCATGCCCGCATGGTTCGAGTGGAAGGGGGAGGAGCTGCTGTTATCCCTGCGAATCCAGCCGCGGGCCCGCCGTGATGAAATTACCGGACCGCACGGCGGCGTACTGAAAGTACGCATAACCGCACCCCCGGTCGACGGCAAGGCCAATGCCCATCTGCTCAGGTATCTTGCCAGGACATTTGACGTCAACCGTGCGCAGATCGAGATGGTGAGCGGGCAGACCGGTCGCGACAAGAGGGTCCGGATCCGGTCACCGGGTCAGCTGCCAGAGAGTGCTGCAATTCAACGAGAGCCGAAAGACAGGACCTGATTCACTTGTTATCGGCGACGATTTACCTATAGTGGACTCCCCTGGTCCGGCGCGACC
This Thiohalomonas denitrificans DNA region includes the following protein-coding sequences:
- a CDS encoding DUF167 family protein → MPAWFEWKGEELLLSLRIQPRARRDEITGPHGGVLKVRITAPPVDGKANAHLLRYLARTFDVNRAQIEMVSGQTGRDKRVRIRSPGQLPESAAIQREPKDRT
- a CDS encoding YggT family protein, translated to MNGYLTTPLQFLIGTLFSLYVLAILLRFLLQQLQADFYNPVSQFLVKITNPPLRPLRRLIPGIGGIDVASLVLMFLIQLLAVALVGARVGAGYLPGLIATGAIQPVGTLIGLTIVELVDLAFNVFIFAVIIQAVLSWVNPGAYSPVSSILHSLTEPVLRPVRRFIPPMSGLDLSPLVAILGLQVLKMLVLPPVRQLALGG